Genomic window (Zingiber officinale cultivar Zhangliang chromosome 2B, Zo_v1.1, whole genome shotgun sequence):
TAAAACGGGCAATTGCTTAGTTCAGGATCCTCCTCCTCTTTCAATGATCGAAACTAGAACATGTGGCGAGAGGAAATTAGATTCATATGCTGTTGTTGGCTGCTGATTCTTGTTTCAGGTACTATACTTGGCTTCGCTCTCTTCCTGTGCAAATTTTGTTACCTTAATTAGTATTCTTATCCTGCAGGTCAGTCCCTGGACAAGGACAAGCAGGTTCTGCTTGATCTGAAGACCCATCTCCTGGACAAGAATCGCATACGCCAAGGCCCCTACGCTCGCTGGAACCAGTCCGATCCCTCGCCTTGCAACTGGACTGGCATCGCCTGCGACCATGCAGACCGTCGTGTGGTCCGCATCGACCTCAGAGAATCCAACATCTCCGGCGACATCTTCGCGAACTTCTCCCTTCTCACTGAGCTCGCCCACCTCGACCTTTCGTCGAACACCATCGGTGGTATCATCCCTGCCGACCTCAGCAGATGCAGCCGTCTCACCTACCTCAACCTCTCAAACAACCTCATCGAGGCGGGCTTCGACCTCGCCGCCATCACCAATCTGGTCACCCTCGACCTCACGCGCAACCGGCTCAACGGCAGCATCCGCCACAATTTCCCTGCGCTGTGCAGCAATCTGGTCAGCCTCAATATTTCCGCAAACCGCTTTACGGGAGACATCACCGGATGCTTTGACCAGTGCGCCGGCCTCAAGTACCTCGACCTGAGTTCCAACCACTTCATCGGGCAGGTGTGGCATGGCTTCGCCAGCCTCCGGGAGTTCTCCGTCTCCGAGAACAACCTCACCGGAGAATTTGCCTTCACATCCAGCTGCGACCTCGAAATCTTGGACCTTTCGGCCAACAATTTTTCGGGGGCATTTCCGAGCTCCATCGCGAATTGCTCGAAGTTGACATCTTTGAACCTGTGGGGGAATGAGTTCGCCGGGGCTGTTCCCTCCGGCATCGGATCTCTCTCGGAGCTTGAGATACTTAACTTGGGGAAGAATCAGTTCGACTCTGCTATCCCTGAGGAGTTGCTGAATTGCCCCAAATTGGTGTTTCTCGACTTCAGCAAGTGCAACTTCAGCGGCGATATCCAAGAAATCTTCGGCCGGTTCAAGACGGTGAACTATTTGATCCTCCAAGGGAATTCATACACCGGAGGCATCGAATCGTCGGGGATTCTGGCGCTTCCCGACCTCGTCAGACTCGACTTGAGCTCGAATCTCTTCTCGGGCCAAATCCCGGTGGCGATCACGGCAATGCCCAAGGTTAAGATCCTCATTCTTGCGAACAATAACTTCTCCGGTAACATCCCGCCGGAGATTGGAAGGATGACCCAGCTTCAGCTGCTGGATCTGTCGTACAACAATCTCACCGGCGAGATCCCTAGGGCTGTCGGTAATTTGACATCCCTCCTCTGGTTGATGCTGGCAAACAACAACCTTAGCGGTGCGATACCCTCCGCCATAGGCAACTGCAAAAGCTTACTGTGGCTGAACCTCGCCAACAATCGGCTTTCCGGTTCGATTCCTCCTGAGATAACAACGATCGGGAGCGATCCATTCTCGACGTTTGACAGTAATCGCCGGGAGATGGCGGGAGCCGTCGCCGGATCAGGAGAGTGTCTGGCAATGCAACGGTGGATCCCGGCCAGTTATCCTCCTTTCAACTTCGTCTACGTGCTGATGACGAGAAGCACCTGCCGGACTATTTGGGATCGCCTCCTGAAGGGTTACGGGATCTTCCCCATCTGCACCAACTCATCGTCCCGGTATCAAAGCTTAGCCATCTCGGGCTATCTACAGTTGTCCGGCAACCAGTTGTCCGGTGCCATCCCGCAGGAGATCGGGAAGATGACGAACCTAAGCCTGATCCACCTTGATGACAACAATCTCTCTGGCCAACTCCCACCGCAGATAAGTGAGCTGCCTCTCGTCGTCCTCAACGTCTCCGACAACATGTTGTCGGGTGAGATCCCATCGGAGATCGGATCTTTACAGTGCCTCTCTAGTCTGGACCTCTCGCGAAATAATTTATCCGGCAAGCTGCCCGAGAGTCTGAATGGTCTCTCCGAGCTGAACAAGTTCAACGTCTCCCACAATCCTCTCCTCTCCGGCGAGATTCCTATCACCGGCCAGCTTGCAACCTTTGAACATGACTCCTTCATCGGCGATCCCCTCATTAACTTTGCCGCATCGGCCCGCGGAGCGCTGCCGCCACCCACTAGCCGTGGTATTGCCCATGGAAGTGGCCGACATCGGAGGGTGGTTGCATTTTGGGTATTCCTTGGGGTCTGCTCAGCCTTCCTCGCGTGTGGCGTCTTCACCTCAGCGATCTCCATTTTATGGGGAAGAAGTGTGGCGGTAGACCCATATGCTGATCCGGAGGAGTTCGACCCGGAAGGAGTTCTATTGGATGGCATCAAACGCCGGAGTGATGCGGCCGGATCATCGTCAACCACAACTGTCTTATCTTCGTTGGCGGCGTCAAATTGCGCCGCTGTCGACGGTGCGGTTAGGGTGTTCCCACTGGAAAAAGGCGAAAGGGAATGCGCGTTCACTTACAATGACATAGTAGCAGCGACAAGGAATTTCGACGAGCAGATGGTGGTCGGGCGAGGTGGGCACGGGGTGGTGTACCGTGCGGTGCTGCCAGGGGGGCGACAAGTGGCAGTGAAGAAATTGCAACGAAACgggagggaggaggaggaggaggacaaaGGGGAGCGGGAGTTCCAAGCAGAGATGGAGGTGATGGCAGGGAGCGGCCACCCAAACCTGGTGACGTTGCACGGGTGGTGCCTGACGGGAACGACGCGACTGCTGGTGTACGAGTACATGGAAGGAGGAACCCTGGAAGAAGTGATCGAAGACCGGGAAGGGTTCGGGTGGGAGCGGCGGCTGGCGGCCGCGACGGGTGTAGCACGGGCGCTGGCATTTCTACACCACGAGTGCACACCGGCAGTGGTGCACCGGGACGTGAAGGCGAGCAACGTGCTGCTGGATGGGCAAGGGAACGCGCGGGTGACCGACTTCGGGCTGGCGCGCGCCGTGGCGGCGGGGAATAGCCACGTGAGCACAGTGGTGGCGGGGACGGTCGGGTACGTGGCGCCGGAGTACGGGCACACGTGGAGGGCGACCACACGGGGGGATGTATACAGCTACGGCGTGCTAGCAATGGAGCTGGCGACGGGCCGACGGGCACTGGATGGTGGGGACGAATGTCTGGTCGAGAGGGTGCGGCGGGCGGCGGTGGCGGAGACAAAGGAGGAACTAAGGCTGCACATCGTAGTGGCGCAAGAGGGCGAGGGCACCAGGGCGATGTTGGGCCTCCTGAAGGTTGGGCTTCGATGCGCAGCCGAGGCACCGCAGATGAGACCGAACATGAGGGAGGTGCTAGAGATGCTGCTGAGGGTAGGAGACAAAAGTGAAAGCGAGGGCCGTGCTTCTTCTCCAAATTGGTCCCCCAATGCATCCTCCCCCTCTGCATCATCAGGGAAAAGCAATTCGGAGAGATTCTTTTCATCGGAAGCAAgatagtgatttttttttttttcgaatgcacagatttatttatttttgcatacAAAATTGTTAATTTAAGAAACATACAAaagcttttttatttttaaatttgatacgTCATTTTTACAACGAATAAAACTTATGTCGTCAAACTTTCTGGCAAATCTATGGTGATATCTTTTAGAAGGTAACGGTTCTTTAGCAAGAACAAATCCTCTGTACATAAATTACGGATCAGAGGATGGTTCATTGATGATGATCTTTAATTTGGATGAACTCcatttatttataaatgaggtCCATCTAAATCAAGGGTCTTCATTTAATGAATCATCTCATGGTCCGTAATTTACGGACCAAAGGATCcctacacttctttagcatgccTAGTATGTTTTTTATTTGTGTGATGAATGTATCTAACTTTTACCATTAATCCCGAAGATGACACATTCTCACATAAGTTTTTTTTGGTTGGTGTAATAATTCGCAGATTAAGGTTAACTAattttattaaagttttttttttggttgGTGTAATAATTCGCAGATTAAGGTTAACTGATTTTATTAAGTTGGAACTGATTTGAGTTTGAGTTtcaaatatttgacaatatatgagagAGAAATCAAGTATATTAAGGAAGGACTAGACGTTTACTAAGAAAGTCCTAATCGAAGATTAGACAATAGAAAatcttaactagaggttagacaatgAGAAGCCCTAGCAGGACTAGACAATGAAGACTTAGTTAAAAACTAGGTAATGGAAGCCCTATTGTGGCTAGGTAATGAAGCTCTAGCTAGAAACTAGGCAATGGAAATCCTAGCAAGGCTAGCCACgagaaaaattcaagtggatTAAAGGTTGAACGAACACTTTGTGATCAAAAGTTCAACGAAAATTTGACACAAgatgaaaagttcaagtgggtcaagagttgatcggacacttggcgaaGAATTCttgacaggtcaaggttgaccaaatactaGACAACGAAGTCCCACAAGTCAAGGTAGACCAGAGGTTGAGCAAATGAACCCTAAACTCGGATTAAGGGAGTTAAGGTTGGACAATCAATTAGAATAATTAATCAAGAGAGTTTTCATGAGAGCACAAAATGTGTTGGAATCGATTCAGTAATCAATTCCGACAATGCCAATCGATTGAGACAATCCATTAGGCTATGGTTTTTTCACGAACAGAAAGTCTTCTAATCGATTGAGGCAATTGATTAAGGCTAAGCTAATCTATTGCCCCAAGCAATTTGGCAATCAATTATGCAACTTTTCTTTCTCAAACAAAAGCTTTGAAATCGATTAGAAGTTGTCAATCGATTGACATAGctcatcaatcgattggtaggGCGAAAATGAGTTGTTCTACAGGTTTTAAACAGTCAAGCTGACATGTTAATAAATTAGGGATAATCCAATCGATTAGGAGGCATCGAAGGAACCCTAGATTTCAAGAGGTTTTTGTGGAGTTTCTTCAAAATTAGTTCTTAAGGGTTTGGCAGAAAAGTTTTGTTGCATTTCCAACCACCGAGAGGCAATCCAAAGTGATAAGCATCTAAAGCAAAGAATTCATTGTAAAGTGTTGtactttcatttttttaattcattttggTGTTGCTTGTATCTTGTTCTTGTGAGTACGAGGTTTCTTTGTCTCTGGAAAGTTTCCAAGAAGGAAGGATCTCATAGTggattctccattctcctttctactctccccctttttgacacacatcaaaaagagtgaatcaaggtcaagagttccttcctaatgaaagtctcatacctttcattgaaactcttaatctcccccttgacactagagtcaataattaacttagtgataatcccatatcactcaagtctttaggagtaagaactccccctaaaagtcaactcccccttgactaataggtaaaactccccctaaaggttaactcccccttgaccattgcaccaacaatgtcttggtgagtttcaaacctttagaaatccaaaacaccactttcatagctgcaatttcagacaaacagtcgaaattcagcaacttggcaccttggcacgccctgatcggtcaccagaccgatcaggctccctctggatatgtcacagtgaccgatccaggctcccctggaccgatcagaaacccttctgatcggtccacaaacctgacAAAGGTCTGTAagttctgatttctgatttctgatttctctccactaaattcagaaacctctagaaaattacagaaaattccaaaaattgtaaaattttgaggatacactcctcataacatatactatcatggaaaaatagttttctatgaaaataagttccattttcaaatcttgatacaaagttcaaaagtctttgaaataggtcaaagttaacttatctttgtatcaatttgttcaatgatgaatgctatcactagaaaagcttcatcaaggtttttcaaatcaattttgaaatgattttaaaccctttaatttgggaccacaatctttgggctatatgtacatgacttgtacataagctttccctatgatccccaattttgaattaggctcatctaggtacaagaactatgtaccttgatcctaactcataatcctaatatctcacacacatctaaggtgtatcaaacacattcaagtcaattttgatgtgagatatgggtttaggttatcttatattaaggtctcatgcattttctaaacatcaatttgatctccttatcaaattgtttttttaaccttaaatcaatttcattgattataaatgcaagaaatgatgacatggcataaaatgatatcatacataataacatgtgccaatgtcatgatgtcatggcataaagtatgaaacttaaataaagcatgacatataaataacctaagcattatcatgacattttaaattatcataaaataaatatgatgtcatgacatggcatatgacaaacaatatatggcaaatagcacataaaagTATAGGAAAtatctaattctagccttagttgccatttttgataattttgatcattttgccataggttctatattcctaagtataatagacctaaaatcatataccaaagatttttagatcactatgtgccaattagattgactctaagagaactcctcaaatgtgattggcacatcctaattaccTCAGGAATAAttctcaatttcattttcaaggcttgattacaccttgaaaaatcctaaagtgtcaccttttgccatgattaggttaactacctatccaaataaggttggcacactctaatccatttagcgtgatgaaatcacgctcctaggaacccaatacctattggagctcattgggttcactaaatattcactagggatgacttctctagcaaccctcctaatgaccctcctaggctttaaagtcttggccatttgggactcatcaagatcaactctaggggtgactccccttgtgaccttggtgatggtcttcctagccctagattttgttccataatcgaatggaacattgtgataagtgggcttgaccacttgggacttaggtttgtgacccaaacctttcttgtccttggacattggtttttgacccttaaaccctagagatgacttctccaagttcttaagagccttttccaaagtatcaagtcttgacctcaagacttgattctccttctctaatacctcaatttttaacttgtcatttgtctttgaggtactcctaggcatatgtcgagtagttttgggatttctacctaggttatccttaaacttagatgagttgatcctagggttggctttcctagtgttatccttatctaggttaacatgtttggctcctaagcatgtgtatcgatttttataattaacatgcttatcattcttgacaatagcaataaggctactagcatgcatcctactagaattgcaagaatgtgccttagagattaccttagggtttgccctagctccccctatacatgtgctcgatctcttgtccttgtgaggttgcctccccctcggacattggctccgataatgtccccttcgcttgcattggaagcacaccacgtgctccttgctcttgcgtgttgggactccggcttccttaacctttggcgccggtggagtctttctaatcctatttggacacttactcttgtagtgcccaaattccctacactcaaagcacattatgtgtaatttatttgaaattgaaatgcttgagttacctagggttgaggatggatgaagactttcttcttcatcccttccggaggtagacgcttcttcttcttcttgctccattcttgaagaagaactcttctcctcttcttccttagatgttgagtagccctcaacttctaattcctctcctccatgatgtgagctacttggctcacttggctcctcttcatgacttgaaatggagcttccctcatggagctttgccaagttgttccacaactccttggcatcattatatccacctatcctacacaaaacatcattaggtaaagagaattcaatgattttcgttacctcatcattgatggttgattggtggatttgctccttcgtccacttcttcttctccaagagttctccttttttatccaatggaggagtaaaacctaattgcacacacctccaattctcaagattagtcataagaaaatatttcattcttaccttccaaaacgcgaagtcgtcgcgattgtagaagggtggaatcgtgatgtcctctccgagttgatccttctctagctcgtgctcccccgggtgttgatccaacgaagagcggcctcgctctgataccacttgttaggatcgatgatcgcggctagagaggggggtgtgaatagccgaccccaaatcttcgcgtttctttctacaaactaaggttagcgcagcggaaataaaaacaagaaacgaagacaagaaatcaaacctcaatacgcgtcgatgtaacgaggttcggagatgaaactcctactcctcggcgtgtccgtaaggtggacgagccctatcaatccgtcggtggatgagtccccggagaaccggctaaaatataaactccttatgggttgagaaacctcgccacaagaactttgcaacaacaataaggagtacaaagaagagcaagaacaaaatacacaataaatgtacaaatactcgcttgccttctcgtcgactgaagtcccggatgaagcaccaacttcacggacgaatgccaacaagcaactcagtcaaagaagctcccccgaagcttcggagctcagcaaagctcaagcacagcttttAGAATAACAGCAgctcgagaaggaagaagaagaagtttcacTGTAGaaacccttgaactccttttataacctgcgaagaagacacagcagaaactagccgttgctaggcaacggctaggacctggaccgattaggcttcagcctgatcggtccacagagctcctggaccgatcaggcatgctcctgatcggtccagcttcatcctgatcggtcctggggaccgatcccttccttttctcccgagcttcttgccttctgatcgttgtttcctgatcggtctgcagaccgatcagataacactcagtaggctactgtttggttactgatcggtcaccagaccgatccactgatcgatccagagcttggtttttgcccaaatcaagtcccaagccttccaaaccaatatccggtcaaccttgacctattggtatctcatgcttagcatctggtcactcccttgacctgctaagactccctaccaagtgtccggtcaatccctttgacccacttggacttttctcttcgtgtcaagtatccggtcactcccttgacctacttgaccttctcaacaccagatgtccgatcacccttgatccatctggattttcccttgcccggcttcactcaccaggactttcacctagcttcactcactagggttttcacctggcttcactcacctggatttccaatctgcccggcttcactcaccaggactttccaactgcctggcttcactcaccaggactttccaactgcctggcttcactcaccaggactttcccactgcctggcttcactcaccaggactttcacctagcttcactcactagggttttcacaactgcctggcttcactcaccaggactttcccgtctgcctggcttcacttaccaggactttccacttccggtccagagaacgagctaccaagccctctctgacctcagttcggagaacgagctaccgagccctctccgacttccatccggtccagagaacgagctctcgagccctctctgaccacagtccggagaacgagctaccgagccctctccgacttcccatgtgccaagctcccatacttggacttctccgtgccaagtctccatacttggacttttctcgtgccaagctccctgcttggacttttcaccatgccaaactccctgcttggacttttcccatgccaagctccctgcttggacttttcccgtgccaagctccctgcttggacttttccgagtcaggtcaactcacctcgggtcaaccaggtcaaccttgaccacgggttgcacccacaatctcccaagcttgtatccttgtcaaacatcaagatacaaccattgtcaaacacaactcgtcaaacatcaaaacacaactcgagtcaagtcaactcgagtctggtcaaccaggtcaaccttgacctaaggttgcaccaacagtgcttagttggatatcttgagcacattgggtacatgacttgtactgatgtggaaaagacTGATTTAGCGGTATACCATTAtcggtttggtcagtctatagaggatcgatgtatcccaTTCCATGTgggctttcatttttttttgactgtatgtacctagttggataacatagaaggtaacatggggaatgtcaggttgatttgGGTTATATATGCTGATTATTCATAGCTATGTTgcatgtacatatgattgttatgtgttgtaggagtcctgtggtagactgtccattagCGTTCaagattgtaagaggtttctctgcctaCCCGAAGGAGATTTTTCCTAGTACTatcattgtcttggattaacaaccaccccggttgtaaccaagtaaaattttgaGTCTCTTTCTTTCAGtttttgtattgtttatttttatactaTTGAAAGTAATTTTTCTCCTTTCATGCAATTCCCACTTCTCTATCACTTACGCGTGCGCTCCGATTTATTTTATACGTTTCGATTTATCTtgataataaatagaaaaattttatAGGACTAAATCGATCACTCCATATATCTCAAGATTATAGTATTATAATAggatatttaaattatcattaaaataattataatttgatccttgatgtatttatatatatatttttaaataaataatataattaaaaaatattaatttttagatTCATCATCGTACGCTTTCTAATTCTTTCTAATttacaaatagaaaatttttataggatgACTGACGAGGTTATctgaatttattattttctatcgCTTGCGCATTTATATCACTGAAATTGACCTTTGCGATATGCCACCGACCTCGTGAAGAGACTGGAGAGGTCACAATCACGCCTCACCCCTGCGCGATCAAACCAAGTTGAGGCGCACCATGAAGCGACAACCAGGCTAAGCCTCGCCACAGTGAGACTTGATCGCGACCTTGTAAGGGCGAGGTCTAGCCACAATGGCGAGGCTAACCCGACAGGCAATTCCAGTCCTTCCTTGTGAGTTTTGttttctgttttttttatttttccctttttctttttttccttcagCTTAATTACCTACCAATTCAGTCGAACTGTTGATCTTCTATATTTGTCCTtgctttttaatttaattgtataTAGAGAGAGCATCACTCATCTTCAAAGAGCTTCTTGAATACCACGTCAACACTATATTAAAAGTAAAAGCCTTTATATATTTGTTTATTGTcaaaaaaatttctcaaaaatttatTCGTCGATCtcatatttttttcattatatataatttttatttctccttcatattttattttacatataattaattcttttaaaaataaatccataaATTACTGACACTCGTAATAACAttaatagtttaaaaaatatataaatattaccctacatcaaataaaaagacaaattttaataatatataaaaaataaacttaaacacaTC
Coding sequences:
- the LOC122045420 gene encoding probable LRR receptor-like serine/threonine-protein kinase At1g74360, giving the protein MWREEIRFICCCWLLILVSGQSLDKDKQVLLDLKTHLLDKNRIRQGPYARWNQSDPSPCNWTGIACDHADRRVVRIDLRESNISGDIFANFSLLTELAHLDLSSNTIGGIIPADLSRCSRLTYLNLSNNLIEAGFDLAAITNLVTLDLTRNRLNGSIRHNFPALCSNLVSLNISANRFTGDITGCFDQCAGLKYLDLSSNHFIGQVWHGFASLREFSVSENNLTGEFAFTSSCDLEILDLSANNFSGAFPSSIANCSKLTSLNLWGNEFAGAVPSGIGSLSELEILNLGKNQFDSAIPEELLNCPKLVFLDFSKCNFSGDIQEIFGRFKTVNYLILQGNSYTGGIESSGILALPDLVRLDLSSNLFSGQIPVAITAMPKVKILILANNNFSGNIPPEIGRMTQLQLLDLSYNNLTGEIPRAVGNLTSLLWLMLANNNLSGAIPSAIGNCKSLLWLNLANNRLSGSIPPEITTIGSDPFSTFDSNRREMAGAVAGSGECLAMQRWIPASYPPFNFVYVLMTRSTCRTIWDRLLKGYGIFPICTNSSSRYQSLAISGYLQLSGNQLSGAIPQEIGKMTNLSLIHLDDNNLSGQLPPQISELPLVVLNVSDNMLSGEIPSEIGSLQCLSSLDLSRNNLSGKLPESLNGLSELNKFNVSHNPLLSGEIPITGQLATFEHDSFIGDPLINFAASARGALPPPTSRGIAHGSGRHRRVVAFWVFLGVCSAFLACGVFTSAISILWGRSVAVDPYADPEEFDPEGVLLDGIKRRSDAAGSSSTTTVLSSLAASNCAAVDGAVRVFPLEKGERECAFTYNDIVAATRNFDEQMVVGRGGHGVVYRAVLPGGRQVAVKKLQRNGREEEEEDKGEREFQAEMEVMAGSGHPNLVTLHGWCLTGTTRLLVYEYMEGGTLEEVIEDREGFGWERRLAAATGVARALAFLHHECTPAVVHRDVKASNVLLDGQGNARVTDFGLARAVAAGNSHVSTVVAGTVGYVAPEYGHTWRATTRGDVYSYGVLAMELATGRRALDGGDECLVERVRRAAVAETKEELRLHIVVAQEGEGTRAMLGLLKVGLRCAAEAPQMRPNMREVLEMLLRVGDKSESEGRASSPNWSPNASSPSASSGKSNSERFFSSEAR